The following are encoded together in the Montipora foliosa isolate CH-2021 chromosome 12, ASM3666993v2, whole genome shotgun sequence genome:
- the LOC137980081 gene encoding QRFP-like peptide receptor, which yields MMNTSNTTGHVSDHQILYCAISTEDSLEVKICKIIAYAILLAFSLLANTLIIMVVCRDKKMRTTTNLLIVNMAVSDLLVPVFAMPRAIVEIFFGNLRWLIDGAFGEALCKVTAFLQDISTAVSVQSLVAISVARFYAVWFPVKAARIKPRIKLVTSLIWFTSALIHLPYLYGFKIVSIGDKTYCSFSWPRPIKKIVFLLLMILIFIVPLVVITTLYSLIVKKMRGQTFSGVRNVVVHFSREKRNRNILKMSVVIVMVFFLSMSPFVVYLFIDTFSNGGACLSKNFRFISQYLVHCNSFLNFVTYFTFNKSYRRGFSAILSRVVCLCCSNCRWKHEVELSRHFRPDCHGLSSAGTIQFEMDFESKDVVLTSVRSLDINIERHAVGNT from the coding sequence ATGATGAATACCAGCAACACGACAGGCCACGTCAGTGATCATCAAATCTTGTATTGCGCCATCAGTACTGAAGATTCGCTTGAAGTTAAAATCTGCAAGATAATTGCTTACGCTATATTGCTTGCTTTTTCACTTCTGGCAAATACGTTGATAATAATGGTTGTCTGTCGAGATAAAAAAATGAGAACAACTACAAACCTGCTTATCGTAAACATGGCAGTCTCTGATCTTCTTGTTCCGGTCTTCGCCATGCCTCGAGCTATCGTCGAAATATTTTTCGGCAACCTTCGATGGTTGATCGATGGAGCCTTTGGGGAGGCCCTTTGCAAAGTTACAGCGTTCCTCCAAGACATCTCCACCGCGGTGTCTGTTCAAAGTTTAGTGGCAATTTCTGTAGCCCGTTTTTACGCCGTGTGGTTTCCAGTAAAAGCAGCTCGTATCAAgccaagaataaaattagttACCTCACTGATATGGTTCACTTCTGCGCTTATTCACCTTCCTTATCTTTACGGTTTTAAGATTGTGAGTATAGGTGACAAAACGTATTGCTCCTTCAGTTGGCCACGCCCAATAAAGAAGATTGTCTTTTTGTTGTTGATGATTCTAATATTCATTGTACCTCTGGTAGTCATCACAACATTATACTCATTGATAGTAAAAAAAATGAGAGGACAAACGTTCTCTGGAGTGAGAAACGTGGTCGTGCATTTTAGCCGGGAGAAAAGGAATCGCAACATATTAAAGATGTCCGTGGTAATCGTCATGGTCTTTTTCTTATCGATGTCACCATTTGTggtgtatttatttattgataccTTCAGCAATGGTGGAGCTTGTCTTTCAAAGAACTTTCGCTTTATTTCTCAGTACTTAGTCCATTGTAACAGCTTTCTTAATTTTGTTACTTATTTCACCTTCAACAAGAGCTACCGTCGCGGCTTCTCCGCGATCCTGTCACGTGTTGTCTGCTTATGTTGTTCCAATTGCCGCTGGAAACATGAAGTGGAACTTAGCCGCCATTTCCGACCAGATTGTCACGGCTTGTCCTCCGCTGGAACAATTCAATTTGAAATGGACTTCGAAAGCAAGGATGTTGTGCTCACAAGTGTACGATCGCTGGATATAAACATTGAGCGACATGCTGTTGGGAATACTTGA